A single genomic interval of halophilic archaeon DL31 harbors:
- a CDS encoding undecaprenyl diphosphate synthase (TIGRFAM: Di-trans-poly-cis-decaprenylcistransferase-like~KEGG: hbo:Hbor_07320 undecaprenyl diphosphate synthase~PFAM: Di-trans-poly-cis-decaprenylcistransferase-like) encodes MGAYDAYLALRHRLRETDGPKHVALVITERDLLEQGAYETLSSFLGWAFDYGAERVTVSVSVLDEAVVPTLERELQAVDSPRPVAVRDSESKERADAPVRINIGLGGRGEFARAVQEMADDVAAGELDPEAVDEETVTDHLVFPEEPDLLIKTGAERLSDFLIWQSTYSELYFTDVNWRDFRKRDYLRAVLEFEDRKRRFGR; translated from the coding sequence GTGGGAGCGTACGACGCCTATCTGGCCCTCCGCCACCGACTCCGGGAGACGGATGGTCCCAAGCACGTTGCGCTGGTCATCACCGAGCGTGACCTGCTGGAGCAGGGGGCCTACGAGACGCTCTCCTCGTTTCTGGGCTGGGCGTTCGACTACGGCGCCGAACGGGTCACTGTCTCCGTCTCGGTCCTTGACGAAGCGGTCGTCCCGACGCTGGAGCGGGAACTCCAGGCTGTCGACAGCCCGCGACCAGTCGCTGTCCGTGATTCCGAAAGTAAGGAACGTGCAGATGCGCCCGTCCGCATCAACATCGGTCTCGGCGGTCGTGGGGAGTTCGCCCGCGCCGTCCAGGAGATGGCCGACGACGTAGCTGCAGGCGAACTCGACCCAGAAGCGGTCGACGAAGAGACGGTAACGGACCACCTGGTGTTCCCTGAGGAGCCGGACCTGCTCATCAAGACGGGTGCCGAGCGGCTCTCGGACTTCCTCATCTGGCAGTCGACGTACTCAGAGCTCTACTTTACGGACGTGAACTGGCGCGATTTCCGTAAGCGAGATTATCTGCGGGCGGTGCTCGAGTTTGAGGACCGAAAACGGCGGTTCGGGCGGTAG
- a CDS encoding Shwachman-Bodian-Diamond syndrome protein (KEGG: hbo:Hbor_18900 hypothetical protein~TIGRFAM: Ribosome maturation protein SBDS~PFAM: Ribosome maturation protein SBDS, N-terminal; Ribosome maturation protein SBDS, C-terminal) has product MIPLEDAVTARLESHGERFEVLVDPDAALAIKRGEFDGELEDVIAAEDVFENASRGDRPAETDLEEVFGTTDPMEIIPQIITKGEIQITAEQRKAIKEQKHKALVNQITRNAVNPQMDNAPHPPERIERALEEAGFKIDPMEPVETQVDDALEQLRPVIPIRFDEVTIAVNIPPNYAGSTQAQVRQFGELEREEWQADGSWIGVVTFPAGMQNEFYDMINDKTSGEAETNIVRDKDDIKTR; this is encoded by the coding sequence ATGATTCCGCTTGAGGATGCCGTCACTGCGCGACTCGAGTCTCACGGGGAGCGATTTGAGGTACTCGTCGACCCCGACGCCGCCCTCGCCATCAAGCGCGGCGAGTTCGACGGGGAACTGGAAGACGTCATCGCCGCAGAGGACGTGTTCGAGAACGCCTCACGTGGCGACCGCCCCGCCGAGACCGACCTCGAGGAGGTGTTCGGGACGACCGACCCGATGGAGATCATCCCGCAGATCATCACGAAGGGGGAGATTCAGATCACCGCCGAACAGCGCAAGGCGATCAAGGAGCAGAAACACAAGGCGCTGGTCAATCAGATTACCCGCAACGCGGTCAACCCCCAGATGGACAACGCGCCCCACCCGCCCGAGCGAATCGAGCGCGCACTGGAGGAGGCTGGCTTCAAAATCGACCCGATGGAACCCGTCGAGACGCAGGTCGACGATGCGCTCGAGCAGCTCCGACCGGTCATCCCCATCCGGTTCGACGAGGTGACCATCGCCGTCAACATCCCGCCGAACTACGCCGGGAGCACGCAAGCACAGGTGCGTCAGTTCGGAGAACTCGAACGTGAAGAGTGGCAGGCTGACGGCTCCTGGATCGGCGTCGTCACGTTCCCCGCAGGGATGCAAAACGAGTTCTACGACATGATCAACGACAAGACCAGCGGCGAAGCCGAGACCAACATCGTCCGCGACAAGGACGACATCAAAACGCGATAA
- a CDS encoding Undecaprenyl pyrophosphate synthase (PFAM: Di-trans-poly-cis-decaprenylcistransferase-like~TIGRFAM: Di-trans-poly-cis-decaprenylcistransferase-like~HAMAP: Undecaprenyl pyrophosphate synthase~KEGG: hvo:HVO_2315 undecaprenyl diphosphate synthase) yields MNRWVRRQFRRAYERLLRREADGGPDHVAIIQDGNRRYAREQGGDPSEGHSAGAETTEQVLEWCQDLGVEELTLYAFSTENFERPPDEREHLYDLFCEKLAKIADNERIHENEVAIRAIGDIDRLPERVQAAVADAEARTAEYEQFRLNVALAYGGRNELLTAAQAVLKEVQLGVLDPSDIDESVVDRQLYDREVRDVDLIIRTGGDERTSNFLPWHANGNEAAVYFCAPYWPEFSKADFLRGIRTYESRERSWQRTRRERAVALVQAVAEVEVADARTVAGRLREQLPGSAADEMDAVLASGEKGAE; encoded by the coding sequence ATGAACCGGTGGGTCCGACGACAGTTCAGACGGGCCTATGAGCGACTGCTTCGCCGCGAGGCAGATGGCGGCCCCGACCACGTCGCCATCATCCAAGACGGCAACCGGCGCTACGCCCGAGAACAGGGAGGCGACCCCTCTGAGGGCCACAGCGCCGGCGCCGAGACGACCGAACAGGTACTGGAGTGGTGTCAAGATCTCGGCGTGGAGGAGCTCACGCTCTATGCGTTCTCGACGGAGAACTTCGAGCGGCCACCGGACGAGCGTGAACATCTCTATGACCTGTTCTGTGAGAAGTTGGCCAAAATCGCCGACAACGAACGCATCCACGAGAACGAGGTTGCCATCCGGGCTATCGGCGATATCGACCGCCTCCCGGAGCGCGTGCAGGCCGCCGTTGCCGACGCCGAGGCGCGGACCGCCGAGTACGAGCAGTTCCGGCTGAACGTCGCCCTGGCCTATGGGGGACGCAATGAACTCCTCACGGCCGCCCAAGCCGTTCTCAAGGAGGTGCAGCTCGGGGTGCTCGATCCGTCCGATATCGACGAGTCGGTCGTCGACCGCCAACTCTACGACCGGGAGGTCCGGGACGTGGACCTCATCATCAGGACCGGCGGCGACGAGCGAACCTCCAATTTCCTGCCGTGGCATGCCAACGGGAACGAGGCCGCAGTCTACTTCTGTGCACCCTACTGGCCTGAGTTCTCCAAGGCGGATTTCCTTCGAGGCATCCGGACCTACGAATCCCGCGAGCGCTCGTGGCAGCGTACCCGACGAGAGCGTGCGGTGGCACTGGTCCAGGCTGTCGCCGAAGTGGAAGTCGCCGACGCCCGGACGGTGGCGGGACGGCTCCGCGAACAGCTTCCGGGGTCGGCCGCCGACGAGATGGACGCCGTGCTCGCGAGCGGTGAAAAGGGCGCGGAATGA
- a CDS encoding hypothetical protein (KEGG: hbo:Hbor_20700 hypothetical protein): protein MQFVGYDAGDGGLLLSRGGEVEFVDLTPGTELAYTLGGRRCAGTLHDGEHIACDAETAPYCDEHSHVWVCARCTGECLKDEMDCFEDHAVYLAAFGPATFKVGVTREWRVETRLQEQGADRGAHIRTVDDGRAARRIEAGIAERIPDRIRVPTKREGLHRAVDDEAWQELLSGFDPIETFEFDYGLDLTGKPMAETMAAGTVRGVQGRLLVLDRGGSTYAVDMRSLVGHEVTAGSQARELQSSLGAFD, encoded by the coding sequence ATGCAGTTCGTGGGCTACGATGCGGGTGACGGCGGCCTCCTCCTCTCCCGTGGCGGCGAGGTGGAATTTGTCGACCTGACGCCCGGGACTGAACTCGCCTACACCCTCGGGGGCCGGCGCTGTGCGGGCACGCTCCACGATGGAGAGCACATCGCCTGCGACGCAGAAACGGCTCCCTACTGCGACGAGCACAGCCACGTCTGGGTCTGTGCCCGCTGTACGGGAGAGTGTCTGAAAGACGAGATGGACTGTTTCGAGGACCATGCGGTCTACCTCGCAGCCTTTGGTCCCGCTACGTTCAAGGTGGGCGTGACACGCGAGTGGCGCGTGGAGACTCGCCTCCAGGAACAGGGGGCTGACCGCGGCGCACACATCCGCACCGTCGACGACGGCCGCGCCGCCCGGCGCATCGAGGCTGGCATCGCCGAGCGCATTCCTGACCGCATTCGCGTGCCGACCAAACGCGAGGGGCTGCACCGTGCAGTCGACGATGAGGCGTGGCAGGAACTCCTGTCTGGGTTCGACCCAATCGAGACGTTCGAGTTCGATTACGGCCTGGATCTGACGGGGAAACCGATGGCCGAGACGATGGCTGCAGGAACTGTCCGCGGGGTGCAGGGGCGCCTGCTCGTCCTGGACCGCGGCGGGAGCACGTACGCCGTCGATATGCGCTCGCTCGTCGGGCACGAGGTAACAGCGGGGTCCCAAGCGCGGGAACTGCAGTCCAGTCTCGGCGCGTTCGACTGA
- a CDS encoding FUN14 family protein (PFAM: FUN14~KEGG: hvo:HVO_1345 FUN14 family protein), which translates to MDPVPLLQLNIDFQQLGVEAGSGAVIGGLIGFAAKKIAKVIAVLVGLQLALFKFLESREILTVDWGRLSAGIIGTSQDAASGAPPSWMETILSTLSISAGFTGGFFLGWKKA; encoded by the coding sequence ATGGATCCGGTACCGCTGTTACAGCTCAACATCGATTTCCAACAGCTTGGCGTCGAGGCCGGCTCCGGGGCCGTTATCGGCGGACTAATCGGTTTCGCGGCGAAGAAAATCGCGAAAGTCATCGCTGTCCTCGTCGGGTTGCAGCTAGCGCTGTTCAAGTTCCTCGAGTCCCGGGAAATCCTGACCGTGGATTGGGGTCGCTTGAGCGCCGGCATCATCGGCACCAGTCAGGACGCGGCCTCGGGTGCACCCCCCTCGTGGATGGAGACAATTCTCTCGACGCTCTCGATCTCCGCCGGCTTCACCGGCGGCTTCTTCCTCGGCTGGAAGAAGGCCTGA
- a CDS encoding Subtilisin (KEGG: hbo:Hbor_32310 subtilisin-like serine protease~PFAM: Peptidase S8/S53, subtilisin/kexin/sedolisin), with translation MSDHDADARRRTVLKAASGAVAATGLAGVASAENATVEVNVGYENEQGRGAALDAAGKVVREFNFDALTMRVARKAATALENNPNIRYVEENGTMEALAQTLPWGQDRTDADVAHANGETGAGADIAILDTGIDSDHPDLAENLGAGKSFVDCRTKGGCRFGAKPADNTCYQSWDDDNDHGSHCAGIANAVNNGQGVIGSSTQATLHAVKVLDKCGSGSFSDIAAGVEYTADQGWDVASMSLGGSSGSQALKDACQYAHDRGVFIVAAAGNSGPCTDCVGYPAVYSTVMAVGATTPSDSLSGYSSTGPEVEIAAPGGANDGTDSTSILSSIPGGYAYFNGTSMACPHVAGAAGQLMANGYSNTETRSQLNSTAEDIGLASNESGNGLLDTAAALGLDSSNN, from the coding sequence ATGTCAGACCATGACGCTGACGCGAGGCGACGTACCGTACTGAAGGCAGCAAGCGGGGCAGTCGCGGCCACCGGATTGGCCGGCGTCGCCTCCGCGGAGAACGCAACCGTCGAGGTCAACGTCGGCTACGAGAACGAGCAAGGCCGCGGTGCCGCCCTCGACGCCGCCGGCAAGGTCGTTCGGGAGTTCAACTTCGACGCGCTCACGATGCGCGTCGCCCGGAAGGCGGCGACCGCACTAGAGAACAACCCCAACATCCGCTACGTCGAGGAGAACGGAACCATGGAGGCGCTCGCACAGACGCTCCCGTGGGGACAAGACCGCACCGACGCCGACGTGGCCCACGCAAACGGCGAGACGGGTGCGGGCGCCGACATCGCTATTCTCGACACGGGGATCGACTCGGACCACCCGGACCTCGCAGAGAACCTCGGCGCAGGCAAATCGTTCGTTGACTGTCGCACGAAGGGCGGGTGCCGCTTTGGGGCGAAACCAGCAGACAACACGTGCTACCAGTCGTGGGACGACGACAACGACCACGGTTCGCACTGTGCAGGCATCGCTAACGCCGTCAACAACGGGCAGGGTGTCATCGGCAGTTCCACGCAGGCGACGCTCCACGCGGTGAAAGTGCTGGACAAGTGCGGGTCGGGCAGCTTCTCGGATATCGCAGCCGGCGTCGAGTACACCGCTGATCAGGGCTGGGACGTGGCATCGATGAGTCTCGGGGGCTCCTCGGGCTCGCAAGCGCTGAAGGACGCGTGCCAGTACGCCCACGACCGCGGCGTCTTCATCGTTGCCGCCGCGGGTAACTCCGGTCCCTGTACGGACTGTGTGGGCTACCCCGCGGTCTACAGCACGGTCATGGCCGTCGGCGCGACGACGCCCTCGGACTCGCTCTCGGGCTACTCCTCGACGGGCCCGGAGGTCGAGATCGCCGCGCCCGGCGGCGCCAATGACGGCACCGACTCCACGAGCATCCTCTCCTCGATTCCGGGCGGCTACGCCTACTTCAACGGGACATCGATGGCCTGTCCGCACGTCGCGGGCGCAGCCGGCCAACTGATGGCGAACGGCTACTCCAACACGGAGACCCGGAGCCAGCTCAACAGCACCGCCGAGGATATCGGGCTTGCAAGCAACGAGTCAGGCAACGGCCTGCTCGACACCGCCGCAGCCCTCGGACTGGATAGCTCGAACAACTAA